One part of the Sphingobium yanoikuyae genome encodes these proteins:
- a CDS encoding acyltransferase family protein produces the protein MIGAGRYRRDIDGLRAIAILPVLLFHAHVPGFSGGYVGVDIFFVISGFLITGIIAREVDEQRFSLVHFYERRFRRIMPALSLMILAVLAAACWLYLPGDIEGVPKSALAATLFASNLWFFTDTGYFAGGADVKPLLHTWSLAVEEQYYLGFPILLMLVARFAARWRSLIVGVIAAISLALAIALQRDTSGFTFYLLPTRAWELFAGALLALGAIPAPRPRWLREALAWSGLLSVAFAVIFYTRETVFPGITALPPVLGAALLLHSAPGTSVGRLLSLPPFVGVGLISYSLYLWHWPLIVFTEYATDAALTGWTAIAVVAASFIAAILSWRFVERPFRDARRIPARRIFQFTGGAMALLCLLSLALLAMGGWPQRFAPQVLQLAAGRTDISPARKACHDTFARGAQPCILGAKVRPDALLWGDSHGVEMAYALSLGARAEGRALIERTTSSCPPVLGYDAPKDARCARANQAALTAIRADPAIRRIYLAAFWANGEFDDPAFVAKLDATIHALRAEGRQVILIGPVPPQPFDVPRHLAHLARAGDLAQAQGVDRATIEARTRNLRALFARWQARGVTLIDPMARLCDARRCAIIHDGKPLYFDSHHLSLAGARLVIGE, from the coding sequence ATGATCGGGGCGGGTCGCTATCGCCGCGACATTGACGGGCTGCGCGCCATCGCCATCCTGCCGGTGCTGCTCTTCCATGCCCATGTGCCCGGCTTTTCCGGCGGCTATGTCGGCGTCGACATCTTCTTCGTGATCTCCGGCTTCCTCATCACCGGCATCATCGCGCGCGAGGTGGATGAACAGCGCTTCTCGCTCGTCCATTTCTATGAACGCCGCTTCCGCCGGATCATGCCGGCACTCAGCCTGATGATCCTGGCCGTGCTGGCGGCGGCCTGCTGGCTCTATCTGCCCGGCGATATAGAAGGCGTGCCGAAATCCGCGCTCGCCGCCACGCTGTTCGCCTCCAACCTCTGGTTCTTCACCGACACCGGCTATTTTGCCGGCGGCGCCGACGTAAAGCCCCTACTCCACACTTGGTCGCTGGCGGTGGAAGAGCAATATTATCTCGGCTTCCCGATCCTGCTGATGCTGGTCGCGCGCTTTGCCGCCCGCTGGCGCAGCCTGATCGTCGGCGTGATCGCCGCGATTTCGCTGGCACTGGCGATCGCGCTCCAGCGCGACACCAGCGGCTTCACCTTCTACCTGCTGCCGACCCGCGCCTGGGAATTATTTGCGGGCGCCTTGCTGGCGCTCGGCGCCATACCCGCCCCGCGCCCGCGCTGGCTGCGGGAGGCGCTCGCGTGGAGCGGCCTTCTATCTGTCGCCTTCGCTGTCATCTTCTATACGCGCGAGACCGTTTTCCCCGGCATCACCGCCCTGCCCCCGGTGCTGGGCGCGGCGCTGCTGCTGCACAGCGCGCCGGGCACCAGCGTCGGGCGCCTGCTCAGCCTGCCCCCGTTCGTCGGCGTGGGCCTCATCTCCTACTCCCTCTATCTGTGGCACTGGCCGCTGATCGTCTTCACCGAATATGCGACCGATGCGGCCCTGACCGGCTGGACGGCAATCGCCGTCGTGGCCGCCTCCTTCATCGCCGCCATCCTCTCCTGGCGCTTCGTCGAGCGTCCCTTCCGCGATGCCCGCCGCATCCCCGCCCGGCGCATCTTCCAGTTTACCGGCGGCGCCATGGCGCTGCTGTGCCTCCTGTCGCTGGCACTGCTGGCGATGGGCGGCTGGCCGCAGCGCTTTGCGCCGCAGGTGCTGCAACTCGCCGCCGGCCGCACCGACATCAGCCCCGCGCGCAAGGCCTGCCACGACACGTTCGCCCGCGGTGCCCAGCCCTGCATTCTCGGTGCCAAGGTCCGCCCCGACGCCCTGCTCTGGGGCGACAGCCATGGCGTGGAAATGGCCTATGCCCTATCGCTCGGGGCCAGGGCAGAAGGCCGCGCCCTGATCGAGCGCACCACCTCCAGTTGCCCGCCGGTGCTGGGCTATGACGCGCCCAAGGATGCCCGCTGCGCTCGCGCCAACCAGGCCGCCTTAACCGCCATCCGCGCCGATCCGGCCATTCGCCGCATCTATCTCGCCGCCTTCTGGGCCAATGGTGAATTTGACGATCCCGCCTTCGTCGCGAAACTCGACGCCACCATCCATGCGCTGCGCGCCGAAGGACGGCAGGTCATCCTGATCGGACCGGTGCCGCCCCAGCCCTTTGACGTGCCACGCCATCTGGCCCATCTCGCCCGCGCCGGCGATCTTGCGCAGGCGCAGGGCGTGGACCGCGCCACGATCGAGGCCCGCACCCGCAATCTGCGCGCACTCTTTGCCCGCTGGCAGGCACGGGGCGTGACGCTGATCGATCCGATGGCGCGGCTATGCGATGCCCGCCGCTGCGCCATCATCCATGACGGCAAGCCGCTCTATTTCGATTCCCATCATCTGAGCCTTGCCGGCGCGCGGTTGGTGATCGGCGAATAG
- a CDS encoding N-formylglutamate amidohydrolase, whose protein sequence is MALDHFGTCPPTESTAAYDLHGPALPNGPLIVSVPHAGRDYSPDLLALARVRPEVLRRLEDRWADMLAGPLVARGYSVLVARTPRAMIDLNRHERELDPVMVTGLPRDQPLQSSAKLRGGLGLIPRRLPGALELWQRPIPWEEARRRIETVHRPYHARLAQMMTAARERHGHAILIDLHSMPPLPPPAAGQAAPALVLGDRFGRSAATRLMMLAADVAAGHGVLTSQNHPYAGDHLIERHGRPERGFHALQLEVDRALYLDVTLDRPGPGLTRMQGVVAAIAEALANELPRSYAMAAE, encoded by the coding sequence ATGGCGTTGGATCATTTTGGTACGTGTCCGCCAACCGAATCGACGGCGGCCTATGATCTTCATGGTCCTGCTCTTCCCAATGGTCCTTTGATTGTGTCCGTGCCCCATGCCGGGCGCGACTATTCCCCTGATTTGCTGGCTCTGGCGCGGGTGCGGCCGGAGGTGCTGCGCCGGCTGGAGGATCGCTGGGCCGACATGCTGGCAGGGCCGCTGGTCGCGCGGGGCTACAGCGTGCTGGTCGCCCGTACGCCGCGTGCGATGATCGACCTCAACCGGCATGAGCGGGAGCTGGATCCGGTGATGGTGACCGGTCTGCCCCGCGATCAGCCGCTGCAGAGCAGCGCCAAATTGCGCGGCGGGCTGGGCCTCATTCCCCGTCGCCTGCCCGGCGCCCTGGAATTGTGGCAGCGCCCCATCCCCTGGGAAGAAGCGCGGCGGCGGATCGAAACGGTGCATCGGCCCTATCATGCCCGGCTGGCACAGATGATGACGGCCGCGCGGGAGCGGCATGGCCATGCCATCCTGATCGACCTGCATTCGATGCCGCCGCTGCCGCCGCCGGCCGCCGGACAGGCTGCCCCGGCGCTGGTGCTGGGCGATCGCTTCGGCCGCAGCGCCGCGACACGGCTGATGATGCTGGCGGCCGATGTCGCGGCCGGGCATGGCGTGCTGACGTCGCAGAACCATCCCTATGCCGGCGATCATCTGATCGAGCGGCATGGCCGGCCGGAGCGCGGTTTCCATGCGCTGCAGCTGGAGGTGGACCGTGCCCTTTATCTCGACGTCACGCTCGACCGGCCGGGGCCGGGGCTGACGCGCATGCAGGGCGTGGTGGCGGCGATTGCCGAGGCGCTGGCGAACGAACTGCCGCGCAGCTACGCGATGGCGGCGGAATAG
- the cpdR gene encoding cell cycle two-component system response regulator CpdR, which yields MVRILLAEDDDSMRAYLARALEKSGYEVVAVATGTQAVPHIESDRFDLLLTDIVMPEMDGIELAQHTANVAPQTRIMFITGFAAVTLKAGKAVPQAKVLSKPFHLRDLVLEVERMFGSETLTGLS from the coding sequence ATGGTTCGAATCCTGCTGGCGGAAGATGATGACAGCATGCGCGCCTATCTGGCGCGGGCGCTGGAAAAGTCGGGTTATGAGGTGGTGGCGGTCGCCACCGGCACCCAGGCCGTGCCGCATATCGAATCGGATCGGTTCGACCTGTTGCTGACCGACATCGTCATGCCCGAAATGGACGGCATCGAATTGGCCCAGCACACGGCCAATGTCGCGCCCCAGACCCGCATCATGTTCATCACCGGCTTTGCTGCCGTGACGCTCAAGGCCGGGAAGGCGGTGCCGCAGGCGAAGGTGCTGTCAAAGCCCTTCCACCTGCGCGACCTGGTGCTGGAAGTCGAACGAATGTTCGGCAGCGAGACGCTGACCGGCCTTAGCTGA
- a CDS encoding dicarboxylate/amino acid:cation symporter, translating into MLPTPSTPTEPVRPLPFYRHLYFQVLVAIALGVLLGHYFPATGEAMKPLGDAFIALVRMIIAPVIFLTIVTGIAGMKELGAIGRVAAKAFAYFLTFSTLALIVGLIIANVVQPGAGLNIDPATLDASKIADYAQQAHDRTLVAFLLNVIPATLVSAVADGHNILQVLFVAILFGIALSMIGEKAEPLMTVLESASLAIFKLVSFLMKAAPFGAFGAMAFTVAKYGVGTLANLAGLVATFYLTSLLFVLVVLGTVAWFAGFNILHLIRYLRAELLLVLGTSSSEAALPSLIEKMEQAGCRKSVVGLVVPTGYSFNLDGTNIYMTLAALFIAQATNVHLSLEEQILLLLVAMLSSKGAAGVTGAGFITLAATLSIVPSVPVAGMTLILGVDRFMSECRSLTNFVGNAVATVVVSVWEKGLDRERFAAAMAGKPLPPLGQGADEVAAEALS; encoded by the coding sequence ATGTTGCCTACGCCATCGACGCCGACGGAACCGGTTCGGCCGCTCCCCTTCTATCGCCATCTCTATTTCCAGGTGCTGGTGGCGATCGCGCTGGGCGTGCTGCTCGGCCATTATTTCCCGGCGACGGGCGAAGCGATGAAGCCGCTGGGCGATGCCTTCATCGCGCTGGTGCGGATGATCATCGCGCCGGTCATCTTCCTGACGATCGTCACCGGCATTGCCGGCATGAAGGAACTGGGCGCGATCGGCCGGGTCGCGGCCAAGGCCTTTGCCTATTTCCTGACCTTCTCCACCTTGGCGCTGATCGTCGGCCTGATCATCGCCAATGTCGTTCAGCCAGGCGCCGGGCTCAACATCGATCCGGCGACCCTGGATGCCAGCAAGATCGCCGATTATGCGCAGCAGGCGCATGACCGCACGCTGGTCGCCTTCCTGCTGAACGTCATTCCCGCGACCCTGGTATCGGCGGTGGCCGATGGGCATAATATCTTGCAGGTGCTGTTCGTCGCGATCCTGTTCGGCATCGCGCTCAGCATGATCGGGGAAAAGGCCGAGCCGCTGATGACGGTGCTGGAATCGGCCAGCCTCGCCATCTTCAAGCTGGTGTCCTTCCTGATGAAGGCAGCGCCCTTTGGCGCATTCGGCGCAATGGCCTTCACCGTCGCCAAATATGGCGTCGGGACGCTTGCCAACCTCGCCGGGCTGGTCGCGACCTTCTACCTCACCTCGCTGCTGTTCGTGCTCGTCGTGCTGGGGACGGTCGCCTGGTTCGCCGGCTTCAACATCCTGCACCTGATCCGCTACCTGCGCGCCGAGCTGCTGCTGGTGCTGGGCACATCCTCGTCGGAAGCCGCGCTGCCCAGCCTGATCGAGAAGATGGAGCAGGCGGGGTGCCGCAAGTCGGTGGTCGGGCTGGTCGTGCCGACCGGCTACAGCTTCAACCTCGACGGCACCAATATCTACATGACGCTGGCGGCGCTGTTCATCGCGCAGGCGACCAACGTGCATCTGAGCCTGGAGGAACAGATATTGCTGCTGCTGGTGGCGATGCTGTCGTCCAAGGGCGCAGCGGGTGTGACTGGGGCTGGCTTCATCACCCTGGCCGCCACCCTGTCGATCGTGCCGTCGGTGCCAGTCGCGGGCATGACCCTGATCCTGGGCGTCGATCGCTTCATGAGCGAATGCCGCAGCCTTACCAACTTCGTCGGCAATGCGGTGGCGACGGTGGTGGTGTCGGTCTGGGAAAAGGGCCTGGATCGCGAGCGCTTTGCGGCGGCCATGGCGGGCAAGCCGCTGCCGCCGCTGGGGCAGGGCGCGGACGAGGTCGCGGCCGAAGCGCTCAGCTAA
- a CDS encoding TonB-dependent receptor plug domain-containing protein: protein MRQIVTRALLASAALLPVQIATAQDSGTDARLLPEVVADGERTDDSYIMGTGADAGTTRITEKEIRARTPGSGDVNQLLKALPTIQFRSDEFLATEEDIQDIRPSDISISGGRYYDNLISIDGIDANARVDITQNSPQHYAEPAGASAQSLWVDANLVGEIVVRDSNISAEYGRFTGGVLDIRTRDPKRRFGFTSTLSYTSDALTHFKMSDASREAIGDDAMPGKPSFEKWRYGVTVDAPLNDDIGLLLGYNRSRADVIYTRNAKYGGTRYGQSSVSDNYLARLVYDIRTDLKLSGQFAYTPYESESSSASGVDNKVTSHGGGITSKLELAKSGDTNWSISASLSHSDTSRDASPTNYSIPSWTTNGNVCSNTNCTIGGFGNVDQWQNNYALTGRWSTPIGAGRLSLGADYQRIEVMRSRPDDNIAYSSGTSQANAANILCSDGNSMTCVTGEYALTTYSVYRAYRARVNLDSFAAWAQYQMELGDLTLRGGLRYDYESFLGNHNVSPRLSASYDLPWDGWNVTLGANRYYGRSMLAYALREQYPNTLTYRRTATTSGSSLVYADSDWYLYRASSAASYSDGNKKTPYSDELSAALTAGVLGGSLRVKGVYREAKDEFVRSAGETLTTTLEDGRTTTNTNYVVTNDGFSEYRGLSLEWTRSFGKHAIALSTNFSKTKSSNDDYIESDIDDLIENPLVVFDGAVRSYADVMAMNQRPDMAAPLIINATWTANWLDDRITTNMNLRYRSGFDRIEDTGRSATVDGTSYDLYDYVHYPDAFDMNMNAQVEVIRSRYGTLTADVRVANLLDNTPSPNSSSTSQPYQYGRSFWFGLNYRF from the coding sequence TTGAGACAGATCGTAACGCGGGCATTGCTCGCGAGTGCTGCGCTATTGCCTGTTCAGATCGCTACCGCACAGGATAGCGGCACCGATGCCCGCCTGCTGCCTGAAGTCGTTGCCGATGGCGAACGCACCGACGACAGCTATATCATGGGCACCGGTGCCGACGCCGGCACCACGCGCATCACCGAAAAGGAAATTCGCGCCCGCACGCCCGGATCAGGCGACGTCAATCAACTGCTCAAGGCGCTGCCCACGATCCAGTTCCGCAGCGATGAGTTCCTCGCAACGGAGGAAGATATTCAGGATATTCGTCCATCGGATATCTCGATTTCAGGCGGCCGCTACTACGACAATCTCATCAGCATCGACGGTATCGATGCCAATGCCCGTGTCGACATAACCCAGAACAGTCCCCAGCATTATGCAGAGCCGGCCGGGGCCAGCGCACAATCGCTATGGGTCGACGCCAATCTGGTTGGCGAGATCGTGGTGCGCGATTCCAACATTTCTGCCGAATATGGACGCTTCACCGGTGGCGTGCTGGACATCAGGACACGCGATCCCAAGCGCCGCTTCGGCTTCACCAGCACCCTGTCCTACACGTCCGACGCGCTGACCCATTTCAAGATGTCGGATGCGTCGCGTGAGGCAATTGGCGACGATGCCATGCCGGGAAAGCCCTCCTTCGAAAAATGGCGCTACGGCGTTACCGTCGATGCCCCGCTCAACGACGATATCGGGTTGCTGCTGGGCTATAACCGCTCGCGTGCCGACGTTATTTACACACGCAACGCCAAATATGGCGGCACGCGTTACGGTCAATCGAGCGTCAGCGACAATTATCTCGCCAGGCTGGTCTATGACATTCGCACCGACCTGAAACTGAGCGGCCAGTTTGCCTACACCCCCTATGAAAGCGAATCCTCCTCCGCTTCCGGGGTCGACAACAAGGTCACATCCCATGGCGGCGGCATCACCAGCAAATTGGAACTGGCGAAATCGGGCGACACCAACTGGTCGATCTCAGCCAGCCTCTCGCACAGCGACACCAGCCGCGACGCATCGCCCACCAATTATTCCATCCCATCCTGGACCACGAACGGCAATGTCTGTTCCAACACCAACTGCACCATCGGCGGCTTCGGCAATGTTGACCAGTGGCAGAATAATTACGCCCTGACCGGCCGCTGGTCGACGCCGATCGGCGCAGGCCGCCTGAGCCTTGGCGCGGATTATCAGCGGATCGAGGTGATGCGGAGCCGGCCTGACGACAATATTGCCTATTCCAGTGGCACAAGCCAAGCGAACGCCGCCAACATCCTGTGCAGCGACGGCAACAGCATGACCTGCGTTACCGGTGAATATGCCCTGACCACCTATTCGGTCTACCGAGCCTATCGCGCGCGGGTCAATCTCGACAGCTTTGCCGCCTGGGCGCAGTATCAGATGGAACTGGGTGACCTGACGCTGCGCGGCGGGCTGCGCTATGACTATGAAAGCTTCCTTGGCAATCATAATGTCTCGCCGCGCCTCTCGGCCAGCTATGACCTGCCATGGGACGGCTGGAACGTCACGCTCGGGGCCAATCGCTATTATGGCCGCTCCATGCTGGCCTATGCCCTGCGCGAACAATATCCCAATACCCTGACCTACAGGCGCACGGCGACGACATCGGGCTCAAGCCTCGTCTATGCCGACAGCGACTGGTATCTCTACCGGGCCAGCTCCGCGGCCAGCTATTCGGATGGGAACAAGAAGACTCCCTATTCGGATGAATTGTCGGCAGCCCTGACGGCTGGCGTGCTGGGCGGCAGTCTGCGCGTCAAGGGTGTATACCGCGAAGCCAAGGATGAGTTCGTGCGCTCGGCCGGCGAAACACTGACCACCACGCTCGAAGACGGCCGCACCACGACCAATACAAACTATGTCGTCACCAATGACGGGTTCAGCGAATATCGTGGCCTTTCGCTCGAATGGACACGCAGCTTCGGCAAGCATGCGATCGCGCTCAGCACCAACTTCTCCAAGACCAAGAGCAGCAACGACGATTATATTGAATCGGACATCGACGACCTGATCGAAAACCCTCTGGTCGTGTTCGATGGAGCGGTGCGCAGCTATGCCGATGTGATGGCGATGAACCAGCGCCCCGACATGGCCGCGCCCCTGATCATCAACGCTACCTGGACCGCCAACTGGCTGGACGATCGCATCACCACCAACATGAACCTGCGCTATCGCAGCGGTTTCGACCGGATCGAGGATACCGGCCGGAGCGCTACCGTGGACGGCACATCCTACGACCTTTACGACTATGTCCATTATCCCGATGCGTTCGACATGAACATGAACGCGCAGGTGGAGGTGATCCGCTCCCGCTATGGCACGCTGACCGCCGACGTGCGTGTGGCGAACCTGCTCGACAACACGCCCTCGCCCAACAGCAGTTCCACCTCTCAACCCTATCAATATGGCCGTTCCTTCTGGTTCGGGCTGAATTATCGCTTCTGA
- a CDS encoding cytochrome-c peroxidase has translation MTIRILRPVRLVMMLACAAIVAGPMVRATAEPASLRLLYAGTPESWPRPLLKDGAAFSEFAPLPARPAMSDRDKALAEIGLRLFDDPALSRSGQIACASCHNSELGLADGIRTSFGHDRQRGRRNAQSLFTAAWMTPLFWDGRAADLEAQALHPLVDGKEMASSIRIVERRVNHDQIYRTAFAKLNGRRRISIADVSAALAAHERTLRPPRSKWSRFIAGDLRALDDQELEGLHLFRTKAGCVNCHNGPLLSDRQFHNLGLSFYGRRLEDLGRYEVTGAAADVGRFRTPSLLGVKQTAPYMHVGLFQTLDNVVAFYNGGGGKDRTKRPGNVPSPQPDPLVAPLGLSKTERDALIAFLQTL, from the coding sequence ATGACGATCCGTATCCTGCGGCCCGTTCGCCTCGTGATGATGCTGGCCTGCGCCGCCATCGTCGCGGGGCCGATGGTGCGGGCAACCGCCGAGCCGGCGAGCCTGCGCCTTCTCTATGCGGGCACGCCGGAAAGCTGGCCGCGCCCATTGCTCAAGGATGGCGCGGCCTTCAGCGAATTTGCCCCCCTGCCCGCAAGGCCGGCGATGAGCGATCGCGACAAGGCACTTGCCGAGATCGGCCTGCGCCTGTTCGATGATCCGGCACTGTCCCGATCGGGCCAGATCGCCTGCGCATCCTGCCATAACAGTGAATTGGGTCTGGCCGATGGCATTCGCACATCCTTTGGCCACGACCGCCAGCGCGGCCGACGCAACGCCCAGTCGCTGTTCACCGCCGCCTGGATGACGCCGCTCTTCTGGGATGGCCGCGCCGCAGACCTGGAGGCGCAGGCGCTGCATCCGCTGGTCGACGGCAAGGAAATGGCGAGCAGCATTCGCATCGTCGAACGGCGGGTCAATCATGACCAGATCTATCGGACCGCCTTCGCCAAACTCAATGGCCGGCGGCGGATAAGCATCGCCGACGTGAGCGCCGCGCTTGCCGCGCATGAGCGGACCCTACGGCCGCCGCGATCGAAATGGTCCCGCTTCATCGCCGGCGATCTTCGGGCACTGGACGACCAGGAACTGGAAGGGCTGCACCTGTTCCGCACCAAGGCAGGTTGCGTCAATTGTCACAATGGACCGCTGCTGTCCGATCGGCAGTTCCACAATCTGGGCCTGAGCTTCTATGGCCGCCGGCTGGAGGATCTGGGCCGCTACGAGGTGACCGGCGCAGCCGCTGATGTCGGCCGTTTCCGCACGCCTTCGCTGCTCGGCGTCAAGCAAACCGCTCCCTATATGCATGTCGGCCTGTTCCAGACGCTCGATAATGTCGTTGCCTTCTACAATGGCGGCGGCGGAAAAGACCGCACGAAGAGGCCCGGCAATGTGCCCAGCCCTCAGCCCGATCCACTGGTAGCACCGCTCGGGCTCAGCAAAACGGAGCGCGATGCCCTGATCGCCTTCCTCCAGACATTATAG
- a CDS encoding energy transducer TonB, translating to MDFSRTTSGLLTLGVHGLVIGLVLMQRSFGAAPMTDTAALSVFALPAQPQSTPKVEPQPERAERASPTPPPSLTLPTMMPAQPLLRQPAPLVQLAAPVRIAAPPQMIASRSAQSSTSMGSAPAADIGDTAPNAAPSPDAGKDDAYARKVLAWIGRHKDYPRSLAREGTEGTVLVRLHLASDGDLEDVALARSSGFAELDRLALDQLRTATPYPRPPRNLPAMARRFLVPMRYRLAG from the coding sequence ATGGATTTTTCGCGCACGACCTCCGGCCTGCTGACGCTGGGTGTTCACGGGCTGGTGATCGGCCTCGTCCTGATGCAGCGATCCTTCGGCGCTGCCCCCATGACCGACACTGCGGCCCTCTCCGTCTTCGCCCTGCCCGCCCAACCGCAGTCCACTCCCAAGGTCGAACCGCAGCCGGAAAGAGCAGAACGCGCTTCACCGACACCGCCCCCAAGCCTGACACTACCCACGATGATGCCCGCTCAGCCGCTTCTGCGTCAGCCTGCCCCCCTGGTGCAATTGGCAGCCCCGGTCCGTATTGCGGCGCCTCCGCAGATGATTGCTTCGCGCTCGGCTCAAAGCAGCACATCAATGGGCAGCGCCCCCGCAGCGGATATAGGCGATACCGCCCCGAACGCGGCCCCATCGCCCGATGCCGGCAAGGATGATGCCTATGCCCGCAAAGTCCTGGCCTGGATCGGCCGGCACAAGGATTATCCCCGCAGCCTCGCGCGCGAAGGGACCGAAGGCACTGTCCTCGTCCGCCTGCATCTCGCATCGGACGGCGATCTGGAGGATGTCGCACTAGCCCGTAGCAGCGGTTTTGCGGAGTTGGATCGGCTGGCGCTCGACCAGTTGCGCACAGCCACGCCCTATCCCCGGCCACCGCGGAATTTGCCGGCAATGGCACGCCGCTTCCTGGTGCCGATGCGCTATCGTCTGGCAGGATAG
- a CDS encoding TolC family protein: MIRAFLLTATALITTPALAQRSDLPPEPLVVEALDSHPAVTAAQARVRSAEAGAAMLRRGNHEFTFQGTVSRRSAEGEGDYGEYDVNLTRPFRLPGKASLDRKAGELGVEVAHNLMEDVRHQTALAFSDLWHDWLVASAQHRTDLDSAASLTQDMAAVRRRAQLRDASLLDVDQAEAALAQAQAQAATSRAARDEARVKLAAGFPGLALPEEAPLLADPAMPATALEDLRNLVIERSHEIRASEREAQRLAMVARRAGADRIADPSFGVRVFSERGGLEKGVGLVGSIPLGGGYRRAAHDQATADASAAELELARVRREIEATAAADLSNVRAREAVWRSMESAAASAAAAATRTKRGYELGQIDLADTLLARRQANETRRQEIDARATLLRAILRIQIDAHEVWTSQEGHED; encoded by the coding sequence ATGATCCGCGCATTTCTCCTGACCGCCACGGCCCTCATCACCACGCCGGCTTTAGCCCAGCGCAGCGACCTGCCGCCTGAACCCTTGGTGGTCGAAGCGCTTGATAGCCATCCCGCCGTGACCGCGGCACAGGCGCGCGTGCGTTCGGCCGAGGCTGGCGCCGCCATGCTCCGCCGGGGCAACCATGAATTTACCTTTCAGGGCACGGTCTCCCGCCGCTCGGCCGAGGGGGAGGGCGATTATGGCGAATATGACGTCAACCTCACCCGCCCGTTCCGCCTGCCCGGCAAGGCGTCGCTGGATCGCAAGGCTGGCGAACTGGGCGTCGAAGTCGCCCATAATCTCATGGAGGATGTGCGGCATCAGACCGCGCTCGCCTTTTCCGATCTCTGGCATGACTGGCTGGTCGCCAGTGCCCAGCATCGCACCGACCTCGATTCCGCTGCCAGCCTGACGCAGGATATGGCGGCCGTGCGCCGCCGCGCCCAGTTGCGTGACGCGTCGCTGTTGGACGTGGATCAGGCTGAAGCCGCACTGGCCCAGGCGCAGGCGCAGGCCGCGACCTCCCGCGCGGCGCGGGATGAGGCGCGGGTGAAGCTCGCCGCCGGCTTCCCCGGCCTCGCTCTGCCCGAAGAGGCACCCTTGCTCGCCGATCCGGCCATGCCCGCCACGGCGCTGGAGGATCTGCGCAATCTGGTGATCGAGCGCAGCCATGAAATTCGCGCGTCGGAGCGGGAGGCGCAGCGGCTGGCCATGGTCGCTCGCCGGGCTGGGGCCGATCGCATCGCCGATCCGTCCTTCGGCGTGCGCGTCTTCAGTGAACGGGGTGGGCTGGAAAAGGGCGTCGGTCTGGTCGGCTCGATTCCGCTGGGCGGTGGCTATCGCCGCGCCGCCCATGACCAGGCGACCGCAGACGCCAGTGCGGCGGAACTGGAACTCGCCCGCGTGCGGCGCGAGATAGAGGCGACCGCCGCCGCCGACCTCAGCAATGTCCGCGCTCGCGAAGCGGTCTGGCGCAGCATGGAAAGCGCCGCCGCCAGCGCCGCCGCCGCCGCGACCCGGACGAAGCGAGGCTATGAACTGGGCCAGATCGACCTCGCCGATACGCTGCTCGCCCGCCGCCAGGCGAACGAGACGCGCCGCCAGGAAATCGACGCCCGCGCCACGCTGCTGCGCGCCATCCTGCGCATCCAGATCGACGCGCATGAGGTCTGGACCTCGCAGGAAGGGCATGAGGATTAG
- a CDS encoding DUF3240 family protein: MTDMLLTFYCAAIDRDGVADALRGRTPAPLHLRDEQVLGRDFGDAGAGEQVRGTLRRAAIDLIVPADDIDALVAAVTDARRGHPVRWHACPVAARGRIA; encoded by the coding sequence ATGACCGACATGTTGCTGACCTTCTATTGCGCCGCGATCGACCGCGACGGCGTGGCCGATGCCCTGCGCGGTCGCACCCCGGCACCGCTCCATCTGCGCGACGAGCAGGTGCTGGGCCGCGATTTCGGCGATGCCGGCGCGGGCGAGCAGGTGCGCGGCACGCTGCGCCGGGCGGCGATCGACCTGATCGTGCCGGCGGACGATATCGACGCGCTCGTCGCCGCCGTCACCGATGCGCGGCGGGGTCATCCGGTTCGCTGGCATGCCTGCCCGGTCGCGGCACGGGGGCGCATCGCATGA